The stretch of DNA ATCTCTCTTATACCTGCTGGATCCAGCCCATTTGTCGGCTCATCTAAAATTAATACTTTAGGATCGTGGAGAAGGCATTGTGCTAATCCAAGTCTTTGCCTCATTCCAAGTGAATATGTCTTTACCTTGTCATGGATTCTGTCTGTAAGTCCAACAAGTTCTACCGTTTCATCTATTTTCATCTTTGATATCCCTTTTGACATTCTCGAATAATGAACTAGGTTTTGGTAGCCACTCAAGAATTTATACATTTCCGGATTTTCCACTATAGCTCCGATATGGGAGACCGCTTTTTCAAAATCTGTCTTGATGCTAGATCCCTGGATTATAATGTCACCGGATGTAATTCCAATTAGACCGACAATCATACGGATCGTAGTAGTTTTACCCGCTCCATTTGGACCAAGAAAACCAAACACTTCTCCTTTATTCACATTAAAACTGAGTGAATCAATGATTGTTCTTCCCTTAATTACCTTTGTTACATTTTGAATTTCTACAATGCTCTTCATTATTATCTCCTCTCATTCTTTGAAGGTTCTTTTCATCCACTCGATAATCGATAGACCTTCCATCTCCCGTAATTCCTCGACATTATGGCGTCCAATTATCTTTCCATCTTGAATAGCTAGTACCTCATCCAGCAGTGGCTCTATTTCATCAATTTCATGTGTAGCAATAATAACGATTTGGTTGTCAAAATCTATATATGAAAGCAATCCTTTTACTATCGAATCCCTAACCATTGGGTCAAGGCCTGAAAAAGGTTCATCCAAAAGCAGCACAGATGCTTCCCTTGCCAATGCAAGTACTAGTTTCAATCGTCCTCTGTTTCCTTTTGATAGCTGTTTAATATTTTTTTCTTTGTCTAATTTCATGAATTGAAGTAATTCATTTGCTCGATCAATCCGAAAATCCTGAAACTGTGTAGCATAGAAATCAATCATATCTTTTACTTTAAAAGGCTGATAAAACATATCTAGCTCAGTCAAATAGGCTACTTCATTTGCTATTTTTCGATTTGCTAGTTTTCCATTTACTAGTACTTGGCCACTAGTTGGATGGACGAGACCAGCAATCAATTTCAAGGTTGTTGATTTTCCGCTTCCATTTGGTCCAAGCAGCCCATAAATTTTCCCTTTCTCCAATGAATAGGTTACATCGTTAAGGCCATATTCACGTCCATATTTTTTTGTTACATTTTGAAACTCAATCATTTCCTTTCTCCCGCTTTCCTTTAATATAAAATTCTAAGCCGGAGAGCATTTCTTCATCAGAAAAACCAAGTTCCTTCATATTATTGAAAAATGCTTCAATGATTTCCATTTGCAAACGAACTTTTAATTCCTTAATTAGATTGTCATTTTCTGTTACAAATGTCCCCTGCCCACGCCTTGTTTCCACGATTTCCATCCTCTCCAATTCACTATATGTTCGTTGAATCGTATTTGGATTGACACCCGTTTGTATCGCCATCTCACGAACAGAAGGGAGTTTATTTCCAGGTAATAAATCTCCTCTAATAATTTGCTGATTAATTTTATCAACGATTTGCATATATATTGGCTTCGATGCTTGGAATTCTTCTCCCATTACACTACACCTCAACTTTCCGCTCTAAAAGCCAAACTGCGATGAAGAAGACTAAGATGACAACTGCTGCGTAAATAATGCCATTCGTCAATGATATTTCTGCTGCTTCTACAACTTTACCAGTACCTATTGAGTCTCCCACTTCAATCTTAATTGACTTCATAAAATCAAGGGAAATTACACCACTTTGTTTAAGGTTTTTATAAAACGGGAGATTTTGAATATAATTACTAACAACTTCTAAAAGAATCCAAAAACCTATTAAGATTGGCCATCTAAAATTCCTTGCAATAGGCACTTTTTTCAACGAATGATAGAATGACCAGTAAAATAGCACCCAAACTCCAAGGTAGATAGAACTTAAGACAATGGCTACTCCCATCAACATCATATTTGGAAAAGGTTCTTCAATAAATTGGGTGAAACCCCCTCCATGATCTGATAAATTTACTTGCCAATGTGCAAAGAACATGGCAAGTAAAAGGGATATAAGAAAATAGACTGAACCCGCAGCAAGCTTTGCCAAAAATAGCTTAACTCCGCTATTAGGATTGTGAAGCCAAAGCTGTGATTGACCTTCCGTATTTAAAGAAGTGATTAAAAATGCAGGTAGATACAATCCGTGTGCAACTAAAATCATTATAGAAACAATCGGTAAGATCTCAGGCTCATTGAAATATCGTGTTAAAGCAAGTCCCGCAAAAATTGCTATGATAAACAAAGCCATCCCAATTAAGAACCAATTTCTCGATAATTTTATTTCTTTCATAAATAAACCTTTAAAAGCCCTCAAATTTTCTTCCTCCTGAGCGATTCAGTGTTCTAGATAAATAGTACACTCATACATATTCGAATGTCAATCCTTATTTACTTTTATGGATAAATTAGGCTGTTGAAGAAAAATAAAAAGGTCTGGCATTAATAGACCAGACCTTACCTATCAATATATTAATCATTTACCCGATTTATTGGTACATCCTTTAGCAGTTGTCTGACAACATAGCTGGCCATAACTAGACCTGCTACAGAGGGAACGAAGGCATTAGAGGAAGGCGGCATTTTTGCTTTTCGTATTTCTGCGTCGTCTTTCCCTACTTCCTTCCTAACCTCTTCACGAATGACAATCGGACTTTCATCTGAGAAAACAACAGAAATCCCTTTGCGAATTCCCTCTTTTCTTAGGCGAGTTCGAATAATCTTGGCAATTGGATCTGTATGAGTTTTAGAAATATCAGCAATTTGGAAACGAGTAGGATCCATTTTATTGGCTGCCCCCATACTTGAAATGATGGGGATATTTCTTTTCAAACATTCCTTCATCAAATGAATCTTATAAGAAATCGTATCAGATGCATCAACCACAAAATCAAGTCCATGCTCAAAAAACTGCTCATACGTTTCCTCTGTGTAAAACATTTTCAATGCAATTACTTCACATTCTGGATTAATATCTTTAATCCGCTCCTTCATTAAATCAACCTTTGGCTGACCTACAGTAGAAAGCAAAGCGATGATTTGCCGATTTACATTTGTTATATCTACATCATCTTTATCGACTAACACTAAACGACCAACACCTGACCGTGCTAATGCTTCTGCAGCGAAAGTCCCGACACCGCCAATTCCAAGAACAGCAACAGTGCTGTTTGTCATAATATCTAGCCCTTCCTTGCCAATGGCTAGCTCATTCCTAGAAAATTGATGCAACATATTTATCTCAACTCCATACGTTTCAAATCCAGACCCTAATAGGGACATTTCTTTATTTTTTTCCCGATATGACTATATCATACTTATTCAGTAAAATAACAGTTCAAAATACAAAAAAAATCCAAACCTAAAATTAGTTTGGATTACGTTCATATGTATGGAAAGAGTCCCAATCGTGCCGTCGCTTTGATGCCTTCGTTTTGAACCCGCACTTAGCAGGTGGGTGTCCTGTTCCCTGCTTTTTGCAAGTCCTCGTCTTGGAGGCATTTACGCGGCTGGAAAACTCCGGACTCCCGAAGGAAAAATGTTCGGTCAAAATTTCAGGTTACACAACGAACACATCAGGACTCTTCTATTGAATTACTGATATTTTAACATAAAAACGGTGCTATATCAAGGAAGCAGCAATAGGTCTATTTTCATTTTTTTACAATTTTATTGTCCTGATTTAGCTTTTTTTAATTTTAATGCTAAATGCAAATCATCTAATTGTGCTTCACTTACTTCACCAGGAGCATCTGTTAACAAGCAGCTTGCACTTGCTGTTTTCGGGAATGCAATCGTGTCACGCAGATTTGATCTGCCAGCTAAAAGCATGACTAATCTGTCAAGACCTAGAGCAATTCCTCCATGTGGAGGAGTCCCATATTCAAATGCTTCCATTAAGAAACCGAATTGCTCATTTGCTTCCTCTTCAGAGAAACCAAGGACCTTAAACATTTTTTCCTGTACAGTTCTTTCAAAAATACGAAGTGAGCCTCCGCCAAGCTCATATCCATTAAGAACTAGGTCATAGGCTTGTGCCCTAACTTGAGATGGATCTGTATCAAGAATTTCCAGATCTTCTCTAAATGGCATTGTGAAAGGATGATGTGCCGCGAAATATCTGCCTGCCTCTTCATCATATTCAAGCAATGGCCAGTCAGTGATCCATAAGAAGTTAAACTTGCTTTGATCAATAAGTTCAAGGTCTTTACCTAGCTTGGAGCGTAAAGCACCTAGTGCATCCGCTACAACATTTTTCTTATCGGCCACGAATAATAACAAATCTCCAGGTTCAACTGATAAGGAAGCAGTAATTGCTTTTTGCTCTTCTTCCGTTACAAATTTAGAAATTGGTCCTTTTAATCCATCTTCTTCTGCTTTTAACCAAGCAAGTCCTTTAGCACCATATACGGCCACAAATTCTGTTAAAGCATCAATATCCTTTCTAGAATATTTGTCTGCTCCATTCTTAACATTGATTGCCTTTACTTGGCCTCCTGATGAAACAGCTCCTGCAAATACTTTGAAGCTAGAATCCTTTACGATCTCTGATAAATCTGTTAATTCCATTTCAAATCGTGTATCAGGCTTATCAGAACCAAAACGATCCATTGCATCTTGATACGTCATTCTTTGGAATGGTGTTTGAATATCAAGTTCTTTTACTTCTTTCATAATTTTTTTCATCATGTTTTCCATAAGGCCAATGATTTCATCTTGGCTCATAAAACTCATTTCGATATCGACCTGTGTAAATTCAGGTTGACGGTCAGCACGTAAATCCTCATCTCGGAAGCAGCGGGCAATTTGATAATATCGTTCAAATCCACCAACCATTAACAGCTGCTTAAAAATTTGCGGTGATTGTGGCAAAGCATAGAATTCACCGGGATGAACACGGCTTGGAACTAAATAATCACGAGCTCCTTCAGGCGTGCTCTTTGTCAAAATCGGTGTTTCCACATCAAGAAAACCTTCTCCGTCTAGGAATTCTCTCATCGCTTTTGTCACTTGATGACGCATTTTAAATGTTTCAAATATCACAGGTCTTCTTAAATCTAAATAACGATATTTTAAACGTATATCCTCTGAAACATCTGTCTTATTATCAATCATGAATGGAGGTGTTTTCGCTTCATTTAAGATCGTAATCTTTCCAGCTTGGATCTCCACTCTTCCTGTTTTTATATTGTCATTAATGGTACCTTCCTGACGAGCGATTACTTCTCCTTCAATATCAAGAACAAATTCATTTCTTACTTTTTCCGCTACAGCAAGCGCTTCTTTTGAAACCTCAGGGTTGAAGACAACTTGAACAATTCCAGTTCGGTCCCTTAGATCAATAAATATTAATCCGCCTAAATCACGGCGCTTTTGTACCCAGCCTTTTAATACAACTTTTTCGCCAATTGACGTTTCTGTTAATTCCCCGCAGTAGTAAGATCTCCCAAACATCATTTTTCCTCCTATTGTCTAGCAATTCTTATTGTCTAGCTTCGGCAGCTAGGGGCTCGAGGTCTTAAGTCGGTCCGACCAAAAGGTTAAAGGGTAACCTTTTAATCGGCCCGTCTTAAACTTGTCGCCCCTGGGCAAGCTGCCTACGCTTTTCTTATTTATTTAACTCTGAAAATTTTTCTATAAAAGAATCAAGTGCAATCTCAGATTGCTCTCCTGTTTCCATGGATTTCAGGTTGATTTTATTCTCCTTAAGCTCATCTTCCCCTAAAATTGCTACATATTTTGCATTTAGACGGTCAGCAGCTTTAAATTGTGCTTTTATTTTTCGATCCAAGTAGTCTCTTTCAGCAGAAAAGCCTGAAAGACGAAGCTTCTGCAGCAATCCTACCGTATAATCTTTCGCTTCTTCGCCTAGTGAAACGAGATAGCAATCGATTTCTTCCTTGATTGGAAGCGTTATTTGCTCTGCATCTAATGCTGCGATAAATCGTTCAATACTCATCGCAAAACCGATTCCAGGTGCCTCAGGGCCACCTAGCTCTTCAGTAAGACCGTTATAGCGACCGCCTCCACAAAGAGTTGTTATGGCGCCAAAACCTTCCGCCTCGCTCATAATTTCAAAAGCAGTATGGTTATAGTAATCCAGACCGCGAACTAGATTTGAATCTACCTCGAATTCAATACCAAGATCAGTTAAATACTGTTGTACTTTTTTAAAGTATTTTTTGGAATCCTCGTTTAAGTAATCAATAATTGAAGGAGCTGTTTTCATAAGCTCATGTTCACGGTCCAGCTTGCAGTCTAGAATACGCATTGGATTTTTCTCTAATCTATTTTGACAATCAGAGCAAAAATCGCCAATGCTCGGTTTAAAGTGATTTACTAAAGCTTCTCTGTGTGCTGCTCTGCTTTCCCTATCTCCCAAGCTATTAATGATTAACTTTAGCTTTTTTAATCCTAATTCCTTATAAAGAGACATCGCTACCGCAATCACTTCTGCATCAATGGCCGGATCATTACTTCCTATCGCTTCAACGCCAAACTGGACAAACTGGCGGTATCTTCCTGACTGTGGACGTTCATATCGGAACATGGGCCCCATATAATAAAGCTTTACAGGCTGATTCGGATCACCATACATTTTATTTTCGACATAGGAGCGAACAACTGCAGCTGTTCCTTCCGGCCTTAATGTTAAGCTTCTCTCTCCACGATCTTCAAATGTATACATTTCTTTTTGCACAATATCAGTCGTATCTCCAACACTTCGTAAAAATAACTCGGTATGTTCAAAAATCGGTGTTCTGATTTCACGATAATGGAATTTTTTACATATCTCTCTTGCTTTTTCTTCTATAAAATGCCATTTTTCAATTTCTCCTGGGAGTATATCTTGTGTACCTCTTGGTATTCGAATTGACATGTTATGTTTCCTCCTAAATTCGAATTAATATAGTATGCAAAAAGTCATTCGACCTACTTCAACTTTACTAGTCATTCAAGATTGTTTAAGTAAATCGACCAACTATTTTTTACATATAAAAAAGCCCCCGCCTCCTTGTATAAAATATACAAGGGACGAGAGCTTGTAGTTTCCCGTGGTGCCACCCTAATTGAAGACGTAGAAATACGTTCTTCCTCTTTTACAGTTAACGCCTGTGAACGTTCAACTCCTATTAAAAGCAGATGCTTCTTTCAGAGAGAAACCTACGAAGTGTTCTTTCATTAAATCATCATGCAGAAATGTTTTCAGCCTATGACATTTCTTCTCTTTTCATGTGGGGTTTAATTACTCTTCTTCATCAAACAGTATTAGAAAAGCAGAGAGTGCCTTCGTATTGGCTTAATTTATAAACTCATGGCCCTCGATGCTAGTCATTTATTTATTTTTAAACTTCTCATAATGTTTATATAATAATACGGATCATCATGGCCATTGTCAATAGTGTTTTAAGATCTCTCCAAATGTTTTTTCAACTTCCTAACATCTTTAACGGTTAATCCAAATTCAGAAGCTAATTCTACCATATTAGAGCTTTGCTCTTTTTGAATGAAATCATGAAAATCCACTCCAAAAAGTTGATTTTCTCCCTTCTGTATAGAAAATCCTTTCTCACCAAATCTCATATATATATATCACCTTTCATGCAATTAATAGTAATAAACTGGTTGCACTACCATAATATTTATGGAAAATACTTGACTAGCCGCATCATTTTTGTTTTCCTTTAAGAGAATGAATCTATCATTTATCATTCCCAAACTAAATAATATTTATTAGTTTTTTTGAAAAAGGTAAGGAGGAGACTAATGTTTAGAAAGAAACAAATCCTCTTGTTCTTATGTTGCATCCTTCTTATTGGAATTGTTACTCCCTTGACAACAACTACAGCAGCAAGTTCAACTGTTAAGATTAGTTCAGATCAATTAAACATCCGTAAAGGACCAGGATTAAGCTATCCAATTGTTGGAAAGGCAAAAAGAGGAGAAAGCTATCCATTACGATCAGAAAAAGAGGATTGGATTGAAATTAAGCTTCCAAACGGAAGTACTGGCTGGGTTGCAAATTGGCTTGTTTCGAAAGTAAATTCCAGTCAAAATAATCCCTCTACAGTTAATAATAAAGGAAACGAGATTGCGATTATTTCAACCGATGGATTGCGTGTAAGAAAAGGACCTGACACAAGTTATCAAGTAATCGGAACTGTTCAAAAAGGGGACACCTTTGCTATTCAGAACAGAAAGAGTAATTGGATTCAGCTTAAAACACCATTTGGTGATGGCTGGGTCTCAAGTGATTTTGTCAAAATCCAAAACGATAAAGTTAATCATTCTTCTTCAGTTGGTTTCAATGGAAGAATTACTGCGGATTCCCTAAATGTCAGAAGCTCGCCTTCGTTAAACAGTCAGATTATCGGAAAATTATATTCTGGGGATACTGTCAAGATTCTCTCTCAAAATAGTGAATGGACAGAAATATTTTTTTCTGGGAAGAAGGCATGGATAAGCAGTCAATATGTCGAAGCCGTTAATGATTCCAAAAGTGGCTCTTCTGATCAAAAAAAGCCCAATAAATCATCTACTTCTAATAAAAATGGTAAAGTAACAGCAACCACATTAACAGTTCGTGATACCGGCTCCTTAAATGGAAATGTAGTGAGTACGGTGTCAAAAGGACAAAGCTTTGAAATTCTTGAAGAATTAAATAATTGGGCAAAGATAGAATATAAAAACGGATCTTTTGGTTGGGTCGCAAGCTGGTATTTAGATATATCAGAGGACAAGCATTCCGTTTCCTCTGAGAAAAAAATTAAGGATAGTTCAGTCCAAATCATACATGATGGTACAAACATAAGAAAAAGCCCAAATACGAACTCTCAAGTAGTTCAAAGAGCCAATCAAGGTGAAACATTTGATATTATTAGCATTCAAGATGACTGGTATGAAATCCGTCTCACAAATGGAGATAGCGGATTTATAGCGGGATGGATTGTTTCGGTAAATGGCTCCGCCCCAATCGTTGAAAAGCCTGGATCAGAGCAGCATTTACAAAACAAAAAAATTGTTATTGATCCTGGACATGGTGGCAGAGACAATGGGACAACAGGTGCTAACGGAACTATAGAAAAAACATTAACACTCAAAACTGCACAGCTACTTTACGATAAATTAAAATCTGCTGGCGCAAATGTAATCTTAACACGTAATACTGATACATATATCCCTTTATCTTCAAGAGTCTATGCCTCACATTATCATAATGCCGATGCTTTTATTAGTATCCATTACGATAGTTTGATGGATCGTAGTGTGAATGGAATGACAACCTAT from Cytobacillus dafuensis encodes:
- a CDS encoding ABC transporter ATP-binding protein, yielding MIEFQNVTKKYGREYGLNDVTYSLEKGKIYGLLGPNGSGKSTTLKLIAGLVHPTSGQVLVNGKLANRKIANEVAYLTELDMFYQPFKVKDMIDFYATQFQDFRIDRANELLQFMKLDKEKNIKQLSKGNRGRLKLVLALAREASVLLLDEPFSGLDPMVRDSIVKGLLSYIDFDNQIVIIATHEIDEIEPLLDEVLAIQDGKIIGRHNVEELREMEGLSIIEWMKRTFKE
- a CDS encoding ABC transporter ATP-binding protein, with the protein product MKSIVEIQNVTKVIKGRTIIDSLSFNVNKGEVFGFLGPNGAGKTTTIRMIVGLIGITSGDIIIQGSSIKTDFEKAVSHIGAIVENPEMYKFLSGYQNLVHYSRMSKGISKMKIDETVELVGLTDRIHDKVKTYSLGMRQRLGLAQCLLHDPKVLILDEPTNGLDPAGIREIRDHLRKLAREKDMAVIVSSHLLSEMEMMCDRIGIIQNGKLIDVQLMNDFVQGKEKMYEFEVDNKDKALKLLKATYPSNRIEQTEIGVSLPLIKEEVPETVQVLVHNEIQIYGIKEVTKTLEDRFLEVTSNKEETVHA
- a CDS encoding SH3 domain-containing protein; this translates as MFRKKQILLFLCCILLIGIVTPLTTTTAASSTVKISSDQLNIRKGPGLSYPIVGKAKRGESYPLRSEKEDWIEIKLPNGSTGWVANWLVSKVNSSQNNPSTVNNKGNEIAIISTDGLRVRKGPDTSYQVIGTVQKGDTFAIQNRKSNWIQLKTPFGDGWVSSDFVKIQNDKVNHSSSVGFNGRITADSLNVRSSPSLNSQIIGKLYSGDTVKILSQNSEWTEIFFSGKKAWISSQYVEAVNDSKSGSSDQKKPNKSSTSNKNGKVTATTLTVRDTGSLNGNVVSTVSKGQSFEILEELNNWAKIEYKNGSFGWVASWYLDISEDKHSVSSEKKIKDSSVQIIHDGTNIRKSPNTNSQVVQRANQGETFDIISIQDDWYEIRLTNGDSGFIAGWIVSVNGSAPIVEKPGSEQHLQNKKIVIDPGHGGRDNGTTGANGTIEKTLTLKTAQLLYDKLKSAGANVILTRNTDTYIPLSSRVYASHYHNADAFISIHYDSLMDRSVNGMTTYYYHSYQKNLAENVHSSITSNTNLKDRSYRFGDYYVLRENKRNAILLELGYLSNPGEEIVISSPQFQDSVTSGIYQGIARYFKENN
- a CDS encoding tRNA threonylcarbamoyladenosine dehydratase, which gives rise to MLHQFSRNELAIGKEGLDIMTNSTVAVLGIGGVGTFAAEALARSGVGRLVLVDKDDVDITNVNRQIIALLSTVGQPKVDLMKERIKDINPECEVIALKMFYTEETYEQFFEHGLDFVVDASDTISYKIHLMKECLKRNIPIISSMGAANKMDPTRFQIADISKTHTDPIAKIIRTRLRKEGIRKGISVVFSDESPIVIREEVRKEVGKDDAEIRKAKMPPSSNAFVPSVAGLVMASYVVRQLLKDVPINRVND
- the hisS gene encoding histidine--tRNA ligase, translated to MSIRIPRGTQDILPGEIEKWHFIEEKAREICKKFHYREIRTPIFEHTELFLRSVGDTTDIVQKEMYTFEDRGERSLTLRPEGTAAVVRSYVENKMYGDPNQPVKLYYMGPMFRYERPQSGRYRQFVQFGVEAIGSNDPAIDAEVIAVAMSLYKELGLKKLKLIINSLGDRESRAAHREALVNHFKPSIGDFCSDCQNRLEKNPMRILDCKLDREHELMKTAPSIIDYLNEDSKKYFKKVQQYLTDLGIEFEVDSNLVRGLDYYNHTAFEIMSEAEGFGAITTLCGGGRYNGLTEELGGPEAPGIGFAMSIERFIAALDAEQITLPIKEEIDCYLVSLGEEAKDYTVGLLQKLRLSGFSAERDYLDRKIKAQFKAADRLNAKYVAILGEDELKENKINLKSMETGEQSEIALDSFIEKFSELNK
- a CDS encoding GntR family transcriptional regulator — its product is MGEEFQASKPIYMQIVDKINQQIIRGDLLPGNKLPSVREMAIQTGVNPNTIQRTYSELERMEIVETRRGQGTFVTENDNLIKELKVRLQMEIIEAFFNNMKELGFSDEEMLSGLEFYIKGKREKGND
- the aspS gene encoding aspartate--tRNA ligase, which encodes MFGRSYYCGELTETSIGEKVVLKGWVQKRRDLGGLIFIDLRDRTGIVQVVFNPEVSKEALAVAEKVRNEFVLDIEGEVIARQEGTINDNIKTGRVEIQAGKITILNEAKTPPFMIDNKTDVSEDIRLKYRYLDLRRPVIFETFKMRHQVTKAMREFLDGEGFLDVETPILTKSTPEGARDYLVPSRVHPGEFYALPQSPQIFKQLLMVGGFERYYQIARCFRDEDLRADRQPEFTQVDIEMSFMSQDEIIGLMENMMKKIMKEVKELDIQTPFQRMTYQDAMDRFGSDKPDTRFEMELTDLSEIVKDSSFKVFAGAVSSGGQVKAINVKNGADKYSRKDIDALTEFVAVYGAKGLAWLKAEEDGLKGPISKFVTEEEQKAITASLSVEPGDLLLFVADKKNVVADALGALRSKLGKDLELIDQSKFNFLWITDWPLLEYDEEAGRYFAAHHPFTMPFREDLEILDTDPSQVRAQAYDLVLNGYELGGGSLRIFERTVQEKMFKVLGFSEEEANEQFGFLMEAFEYGTPPHGGIALGLDRLVMLLAGRSNLRDTIAFPKTASASCLLTDAPGEVSEAQLDDLHLALKLKKAKSGQ